Proteins encoded together in one Thermodesulfobacteriota bacterium window:
- the rpsT gene encoding 30S ribosomal protein S20: MANHKSALKRHKQSQARRTRNRAGKTRVKNVIKDVLTAVAEQAADKAQAALQAAVPAIDRAASKGSIHKRNAARKVSRLTRQVNAILKEQSQPA; encoded by the coding sequence TTGGCCAATCACAAATCAGCCCTCAAGAGGCACAAGCAGAGTCAGGCCCGCCGGACCCGCAACCGGGCCGGCAAGACCCGGGTCAAGAACGTGATCAAAGACGTCCTGACGGCGGTGGCCGAACAGGCCGCCGACAAGGCCCAGGCCGCCTTGCAGGCCGCCGTGCCGGCCATTGACCGGGCGGCGAGCAAGGGCTCCATCCACAAGCGCAACGCGGCCCGCAAGGTGTCACGACTGACCCGGCAGGTCAACGCCATCCTGAAGGAGCAGAGCCAGCCGGCCTGA
- the trpE gene encoding anthranilate synthase component I, with protein sequence MYQPALDEFCQLAARAGLVPVSREVLVDLDTPLAVYAKVAAQESHAFLLESLEGGEKWGRYSFIGLSPLALLEARGEEITVQRQGQQAVARGNPLAALAELVASFRACREPGLPRFYGGAVGFLGYDLVRFLERLPATSQPWEAFADASFMIPRTVLIHDSLQQKVTVVDCVEIGAGDDLAAAYQAAQERIDRLVERLRGPLPAGLAGSPAAASHTFAANMDEAAFTAMVERAKEYIVAGDIIQVVLSQRFHTETDLPPFTLYRALRHINPSPYLFFLKLGERALIGSSPEILVRLTDDQVELRPIAGTRPRGRNEAEDRALEAELLADPKERAEHLMLVDLGRNDVGRVAAPGTVTVDDLLVIERYSHVMHIVSGVRGRLAPGKDQFDVLAACFPAGTVTGAPKIRAMEIIEELESQRRGPYAGAVGYFGFSGNMDLCITIRTMLMHGRHLWIQAGAGIVADSVPAREYEETINKAKGLRRAVELAERGL encoded by the coding sequence GTGTACCAGCCAGCCCTGGACGAGTTCTGCCAGCTGGCCGCGCGGGCCGGCCTGGTGCCGGTGAGCCGCGAGGTCCTGGTGGACCTGGACACGCCCCTGGCGGTCTACGCCAAGGTGGCGGCCCAGGAGAGCCACGCCTTCCTCCTGGAAAGCCTGGAGGGCGGCGAGAAATGGGGTCGCTACTCCTTCATCGGCCTCTCCCCGCTGGCCCTCCTGGAGGCCCGGGGGGAGGAGATCACGGTGCAGCGCCAGGGCCAACAGGCGGTGGCCCGCGGCAACCCGCTGGCCGCCTTGGCCGAGCTGGTCGCCTCCTTCCGGGCCTGCCGGGAGCCGGGGCTGCCCCGCTTCTACGGCGGGGCGGTGGGCTTTCTCGGCTACGACCTGGTCCGCTTCCTGGAGCGACTGCCGGCGACCAGCCAGCCCTGGGAGGCCTTTGCCGATGCCTCCTTCATGATCCCCCGCACCGTCCTCATCCACGACAGCCTGCAGCAGAAGGTGACCGTGGTGGACTGCGTGGAGATCGGCGCCGGCGATGATCTGGCCGCGGCGTATCAGGCTGCCCAGGAGCGGATCGACCGCCTGGTGGAGCGGCTGCGCGGTCCGCTGCCGGCCGGGCTGGCCGGCAGCCCGGCGGCCGCCAGCCACACCTTCGCCGCCAACATGGATGAGGCGGCCTTTACCGCTATGGTGGAGCGGGCCAAGGAATACATCGTGGCCGGCGACATCATCCAGGTGGTGCTCTCCCAGCGCTTCCACACCGAGACCGACCTGCCCCCCTTCACCCTCTACCGGGCCCTGCGCCACATCAACCCCAGCCCCTACCTCTTCTTCCTCAAGCTGGGGGAGCGGGCCCTCATCGGCTCCTCGCCGGAGATCCTGGTGCGCCTCACCGATGACCAGGTGGAGCTGCGGCCCATCGCCGGCACCCGTCCCCGGGGCCGCAACGAGGCGGAGGACCGGGCCCTGGAGGCCGAGCTTCTGGCCGACCCCAAGGAGCGGGCCGAGCACCTCATGCTGGTGGATCTGGGCCGCAACGATGTGGGCCGGGTGGCGGCGCCGGGCACGGTGACGGTGGACGATCTTCTGGTCATCGAGCGGTACAGCCACGTCATGCACATCGTCTCCGGGGTGCGGGGCCGGCTGGCGCCGGGCAAGGACCAGTTCGACGTGCTGGCCGCCTGCTTTCCAGCCGGCACCGTGACCGGCGCCCCCAAGATTCGGGCCATGGAGATCATCGAGGAGCTGGAGTCCCAGCGGCGGGGGCCATACGCCGGCGCGGTGGGCTATTTCGGCTTCTCCGGCAACATGGATTTGTGCATCACCATCCGCACCATGCTCATGCACGGCCGCCACCTGTGGATCCAGGCCGGGGCCGGCATCGTGGCCGATTCCGTGCCGGCGCGGGAGTACGAGGAGACCATCAA